One genomic region from Vibrio cyclitrophicus encodes:
- the xerD gene encoding site-specific tyrosine recombinase XerD, with the protein MQSPQGQSADHGLVEQFLDAMWMERGLSENTLVSYRTDLSKLLAWMEKNNYRLDFISLSGLQDYQGWLADADFKQTSRARMLSAIRRLFQYLHREKIRGDDPSALLISPKLPQRLPKDLSEEQVDALLEAPDPDDPIELRDKAMLELLYATGLRVTELVSLTMENISLRQGVVRVIGKGGKERLVPMGENAVDWIETFIEQGRPQLLGDNSSDVVFPSKRAKQMTRQTFWYRIKHYSVVAGIDTELLSPHVLRHAFATHLLNYGADLRVVQMLLGHSDLSTTQIYTHVATERLKQIHAQHHPRA; encoded by the coding sequence ATGCAGTCGCCTCAAGGGCAGAGCGCAGACCACGGTCTCGTTGAGCAGTTTTTAGATGCTATGTGGATGGAGCGAGGATTATCTGAAAATACCCTCGTCTCGTATCGTACTGATTTATCCAAGTTATTAGCGTGGATGGAAAAGAACAATTATCGCCTCGACTTCATTAGCCTTTCTGGTTTACAGGATTATCAAGGCTGGTTAGCTGACGCTGATTTTAAGCAGACTTCTCGTGCTCGCATGCTGTCGGCAATTCGTCGCTTATTTCAATATTTACACCGCGAGAAAATTCGAGGAGATGATCCCAGTGCCTTGTTGATCAGCCCTAAGTTGCCGCAACGCTTACCGAAAGATTTGAGCGAAGAACAGGTTGATGCCTTGCTTGAAGCGCCTGATCCGGACGATCCTATTGAGCTTCGTGATAAGGCGATGCTTGAATTACTCTATGCGACGGGTTTACGTGTTACGGAACTGGTCAGCTTAACCATGGAAAACATCAGCTTAAGACAAGGCGTAGTACGTGTTATCGGTAAAGGCGGTAAAGAACGCTTGGTTCCCATGGGCGAAAATGCCGTGGATTGGATAGAGACTTTTATTGAACAAGGTCGCCCACAACTACTCGGCGACAATAGCTCTGATGTGGTTTTTCCGAGCAAGCGTGCCAAGCAAATGACCCGTCAGACGTTTTGGTATCGTATTAAGCACTATTCAGTTGTGGCTGGTATTGATACTGAATTACTGTCACCACACGTATTAAGACACGCTTTTGCCACGCATTTACTGAACTATGGCGCAGATCTCAGGGTCGTACAGATGTTGCTGGGGCATAGTGACTTATCGACAACCCAAATTTATACTCACGTGGCGACCGAGAGGCTGAAGCAAATTCACGCTCAGCATCATCCACGTGCTTAA
- the fldB gene encoding flavodoxin FldB, which yields MKIGLFYGSTTCYTEMAAEKIRGIIGEDLVDIHNVKETPLSLMADYDLLLLGISTWDFGEIQEDWNELWEDIATTPMKGKVVALFGLGDQEGYGEWFLDAMGLLHDELKTAGAEFVGFWPNDDSYEFEASKALTEDKSQFVGLALDEDSQYELSDERIATWVEQVLVEYSEKL from the coding sequence ATGAAAATTGGATTATTTTACGGCTCAACCACCTGCTACACAGAAATGGCAGCAGAAAAAATTCGCGGCATAATTGGTGAAGACCTAGTTGATATCCATAACGTGAAAGAAACCCCTCTTTCATTGATGGCGGACTACGACCTTTTGTTGCTAGGGATTTCTACTTGGGATTTCGGTGAAATTCAAGAAGATTGGAATGAGCTGTGGGAAGACATCGCAACCACGCCAATGAAAGGCAAGGTTGTGGCTCTGTTTGGTCTAGGTGATCAAGAGGGCTACGGTGAATGGTTCTTAGATGCGATGGGACTATTGCATGATGAACTGAAAACCGCAGGCGCTGAATTTGTCGGCTTCTGGCCAAACGATGACAGCTACGAGTTTGAAGCATCTAAAGCGTTAACGGAAGACAAATCTCAGTTCGTCGGCTTAGCTCTGGATGAAGATTCACAGTACGAACTCAGCGACGAACGCATCGCAACTTGGGTTGAACAAGTACTCGTCGAGTACAGCGAAAAGCTTTAA
- the brnQ gene encoding branched-chain amino acid transport system II carrier protein, with product MKQSLKLTDIMALGFMLFAFFLGAGNIIFPPLAGQLAGDHFLPAMFGFLLTAVGLPLITIVAVAVAGGSWGHLTKDLPKRAATIMAVLIFIIIGPAFAAPRTGLVAYEMAVKPFFIDASQAHLTFFSIAFFVVAMFFSWSQGKLIDVIGKVLTPVLFVGLVVLAIAVFVNPQGDIFAAHGEYITQPLTKGFLEGYNTMDTFASLMFGMLIVDAIRSKGITDRAATTKYLISAGCIAAAGLAFVYISLFFLGATSATVAAGADNGGAILSLYVQSLFGPSGQLVLSVIVLLACLTTAIGLVSACSDYFSSLTPLSYKTWVIINGVACATVANVGLSQLISLSVPVLFALYPVAIALVALTFLRSRFPNPKAAYRVVVLVSLMFALIDGAKVAGIDVSALNMLPLFEFGMGWLLPTTAAIICMFFVGKATEQEMAEETV from the coding sequence GTGAAACAGAGTCTAAAACTAACAGATATAATGGCATTGGGCTTTATGCTTTTTGCGTTTTTCTTAGGTGCGGGTAATATCATCTTCCCACCTCTTGCTGGTCAATTAGCTGGTGACCATTTCCTTCCAGCGATGTTTGGTTTCTTGCTGACCGCCGTTGGTCTGCCATTAATCACTATCGTTGCTGTGGCTGTGGCTGGTGGCTCTTGGGGTCATCTAACCAAAGATCTTCCTAAGCGAGCAGCTACCATTATGGCTGTGCTGATCTTTATTATCATTGGTCCTGCATTTGCTGCACCGCGTACCGGTCTTGTTGCTTATGAGATGGCGGTGAAACCGTTCTTCATCGATGCCTCTCAAGCTCACCTTACGTTCTTTTCGATTGCATTTTTTGTTGTAGCGATGTTCTTCTCATGGTCTCAAGGTAAGCTAATCGACGTTATTGGTAAGGTGCTTACACCTGTACTATTCGTTGGTTTAGTTGTATTGGCGATTGCTGTGTTTGTTAACCCTCAAGGCGACATTTTTGCGGCACACGGAGAATATATCACTCAGCCACTAACCAAAGGTTTCCTTGAAGGTTACAACACCATGGATACTTTTGCTTCTTTGATGTTCGGCATGCTGATTGTTGATGCGATTCGCAGCAAAGGAATTACTGATCGCGCGGCAACGACTAAGTATTTAATCAGCGCAGGTTGTATTGCTGCAGCTGGTCTAGCGTTTGTTTACATCTCTTTGTTCTTCTTAGGCGCAACGAGTGCAACAGTAGCTGCAGGTGCTGACAATGGCGGTGCTATCCTAAGCCTTTACGTTCAATCACTATTTGGCCCATCTGGTCAGCTAGTACTTTCAGTGATCGTATTGCTAGCATGTCTAACAACGGCAATCGGCCTTGTTTCAGCATGTTCTGATTATTTCAGCTCGCTAACGCCTCTGTCTTACAAGACTTGGGTAATCATCAATGGTGTAGCTTGTGCAACCGTTGCGAACGTTGGCCTTTCTCAGCTGATTTCTCTATCTGTTCCAGTACTGTTTGCACTGTACCCAGTAGCAATCGCATTGGTAGCACTGACGTTCTTGCGCAGCCGCTTCCCTAATCCAAAAGCGGCTTACCGTGTGGTTGTTTTAGTGTCACTGATGTTTGCTCTTATTGATGGCGCTAAAGTTGCGGGTATCGATGTATCTGCACTTAACATGCTTCCGCTATTTGAGTTCGGTATGGGTTGGTTATTGCCAACGACTGCAGCAATCATCTGTATGTTCTTTGTTGGTAAAGCAACAGAGCAAGAGATGGCTGAAGAGACTGTTTAA
- a CDS encoding tRNA1(Val) (adenine(37)-N6)-methyltransferase, which yields MKDKTIETKSFNFKKFSIYGGQSGMPVSTDGVLLGAWTNLAPKSSVLDIGTGTGLLALMTAQRYEDASIFAIDIDLHAIDAATINIEQSQWQDRISLHHGSVLTADFSQRFDAIICNPPYFNSGEQAQQSQRATARHTGSLDHLQLAMRCFELTTENATASFILPTPEGEGFIKLAQQCGWYLAKRLDVKTTNKKPASRILFELSKDPACEQDLQCESLTIHNNNGYSEAFIALTKDFYLKM from the coding sequence ATGAAAGACAAAACAATAGAAACCAAAAGCTTCAATTTTAAAAAATTCTCTATTTACGGTGGACAAAGCGGCATGCCCGTTAGCACCGATGGCGTACTACTTGGAGCGTGGACTAACCTTGCACCGAAATCATCGGTACTCGACATAGGGACAGGAACAGGCTTATTAGCCTTGATGACGGCACAACGCTATGAAGATGCCTCTATCTTTGCGATCGATATTGATCTGCACGCGATTGATGCGGCGACAATCAACATTGAGCAGTCGCAGTGGCAAGATCGCATCTCTCTTCATCATGGCAGTGTGTTAACGGCGGATTTTTCACAAAGATTTGATGCGATTATCTGTAACCCACCCTACTTCAACTCTGGTGAACAGGCGCAGCAAAGCCAAAGAGCAACGGCCAGACATACAGGAAGCTTGGATCACCTTCAGCTTGCCATGCGTTGTTTCGAACTTACCACAGAAAATGCAACCGCAAGCTTCATACTGCCGACTCCAGAAGGAGAAGGTTTCATCAAGCTTGCCCAGCAATGTGGTTGGTATCTAGCAAAACGCCTTGATGTGAAAACAACAAACAAAAAACCCGCTAGCCGAATTTTGTTTGAGTTATCTAAAGATCCTGCTTGCGAGCAAGATTTGCAGTGTGAATCGCTCACGATCCACAACAATAATGGTTATAGCGAGGCATTTATTGCCCTTACTAAAGATTTTTATCTCAAGATGTAG
- the srmB gene encoding ATP-dependent RNA helicase SrmB, whose amino-acid sequence MIRTFAELDLNQELLKAIDEMGYERPTQIQAEAIPQALDGRDVLASAPTGTGKTASFVLPALQYLLDFPRKKSGPARMLILTPTRELAMQITEQARELAKYTSLNIFTITGGVMYQEHADILSTTQDIVVATPGRLMEYIEGERFDCRAIEWLVLDEADRMLDMGFGPVVDRLSAECRWRKQTLLFSATLEGKGIEGFTEDLLKNPAEIDAKSSLRERKKITQWYHRADSAKHKLDILKHIITEQAERSIIFLKTRDRLGDLRAQLESAQIPCAWIQGEMPQDRRNNAIARFRDGSVNVLLATDVAARGIDLPDVSHVINYDMPRTADVYLHRIGRTARAGKKGNAVSIIEAHDQLMIERVARYTEEPIKERFVEGMRPTHKKAAVTKKKKPKKEDKKAVEKQKIAKKKKIAKKKKAAKKK is encoded by the coding sequence GTGATCAGAACCTTTGCAGAACTCGATCTAAACCAAGAGCTGCTTAAAGCAATTGACGAAATGGGCTACGAACGCCCAACACAGATACAAGCTGAAGCAATCCCACAAGCGTTAGATGGAAGAGACGTTTTGGCTTCTGCGCCAACAGGTACTGGTAAAACAGCATCATTTGTATTGCCAGCACTGCAATACCTACTGGATTTCCCACGTAAGAAATCTGGCCCTGCACGTATGCTTATCCTAACGCCAACGCGCGAGCTGGCAATGCAGATCACCGAACAAGCACGTGAACTTGCTAAATACACCAGCCTGAACATCTTCACGATCACGGGCGGTGTGATGTACCAAGAGCACGCAGATATCTTAAGTACAACTCAAGATATCGTAGTCGCAACACCTGGTCGTTTAATGGAATACATTGAAGGTGAGCGTTTCGATTGTCGTGCGATTGAATGGTTAGTTCTGGATGAAGCAGACCGCATGCTAGACATGGGCTTTGGTCCTGTCGTTGACCGTTTGTCAGCAGAGTGTCGCTGGCGTAAACAAACTTTACTGTTCTCAGCAACACTAGAAGGTAAAGGTATTGAGGGCTTCACTGAAGATCTACTTAAAAACCCAGCGGAGATCGATGCTAAATCATCGCTTCGTGAGCGTAAGAAGATCACTCAGTGGTATCACCGTGCCGATTCAGCTAAACACAAACTTGATATCCTAAAACATATCATCACTGAACAAGCTGAGCGCAGCATCATCTTCTTGAAAACTCGTGATCGCCTAGGTGATCTACGAGCTCAACTTGAAAGCGCGCAAATCCCATGTGCATGGATCCAAGGTGAAATGCCTCAAGATCGCCGTAACAATGCGATTGCTCGTTTTCGTGACGGTTCGGTAAACGTACTTCTCGCGACTGACGTTGCTGCACGTGGTATCGACCTTCCAGACGTAAGCCACGTAATCAACTACGACATGCCACGTACTGCTGATGTCTACCTGCACCGTATTGGCCGTACTGCTCGTGCTGGTAAAAAAGGTAACGCGGTTTCTATCATTGAAGCGCACGACCAGCTGATGATTGAGCGTGTAGCTCGTTACACTGAAGAACCGATCAAAGAGCGCTTTGTCGAAGGTATGCGTCCAACACATAAGAAAGCGGCCGTGACTAAGAAGAAGAAACCGAAGAAAGAAGACAAGAAAGCGGTAGAGAAACAAAAAATCGCGAAGAAGAAAAAAATCGCTAAGAAAAAGAAAGCAGCAAAGAAGAAATAA
- the yaaA gene encoding peroxide stress protein YaaA encodes MLVVVSPAKTLDYESPLATERFSQPEFVEHSAELIEECRKLTPVDVSTLMKVSDKIAGLNVARFEQWSETFTQDNARQAILAFKGDVYTGLDAETLSDEDFDYAQNHLRMLSGLYGLLKPLDLMQPYRLEMGTRLANARGTNLYQFWGNIITDKLNEALNAQGDNVLINLASNEYFKAVKPKNLDGQVITPVFKDCKNGQYKVISFYAKKARGMMARYIIENKIDSVEALTQFDTAGYYFVEEESNAKELVFKREEQN; translated from the coding sequence ATGTTAGTTGTCGTTTCTCCAGCCAAAACACTTGATTACGAATCACCATTAGCGACTGAACGCTTTAGTCAGCCTGAGTTTGTTGAACACTCTGCTGAGCTGATTGAAGAGTGCCGTAAGCTGACGCCAGTAGATGTTTCTACACTGATGAAAGTCAGCGATAAAATCGCAGGGTTGAACGTAGCGCGCTTTGAGCAGTGGAGCGAGACTTTTACCCAAGACAACGCACGCCAAGCAATCCTAGCCTTTAAGGGCGATGTCTACACTGGCCTAGACGCTGAGACTTTATCGGATGAAGATTTTGACTACGCACAAAACCACCTGCGCATGCTTTCTGGGTTATATGGTTTGCTTAAGCCGTTAGATTTGATGCAGCCATACCGCCTAGAGATGGGGACACGCTTGGCGAATGCTCGTGGTACTAACTTGTATCAGTTCTGGGGTAACATCATCACAGACAAGCTCAATGAAGCGTTGAATGCTCAGGGTGATAATGTGCTGATCAATCTAGCGTCGAACGAATACTTTAAAGCCGTGAAGCCGAAGAACCTTGACGGCCAAGTGATTACCCCAGTATTTAAAGATTGTAAGAACGGTCAATACAAGGTGATCAGTTTCTACGCGAAGAAAGCGCGCGGCATGATGGCTCGCTACATTATCGAGAACAAAATTGATTCGGTAGAAGCGCTAACTCAATTTGATACGGCGGGTTACTATTTCGTTGAAGAAGAGTCGAATGCGAAAGAGCTTGTTTTCAAGCGTGAAGAGCAAAACTAG
- a CDS encoding alanine/glycine:cation symporter family protein: protein MTDLINLMNDLLWGSILVYLLVGVGIYFTVRLGFIQFRHFGHMFSVLRNSRKADSAGISSFQALCTSLAARVGTGNMAGVAVALTAGGPGAIFWMWLIAMLGMATSFAESTLAQLYKTRDNDGNYRGGPAYYMEKGLGMRWMGVLFSIFLIIAFGLVFNAVQANAIASAMNTAFDFERGYVGVGIVIISAFVIFGGIRKIARTAEIIVPIMALAYLAIAIYVMLMNIEKVPEVLALIFKSAFGLQEAAAGGLGYAIAQAMINGIKRGLFSNEAGMGSAPNAAASATPYPPHPASQGYVQMLGVFMDTIVICSATVAIILMSGEYVPHGEVTGIELTQRALTAQVGEWGGIFVAVAIFFFAFTSIIANYSYAETNLIFLEHNNKKGLVLFRIVVLGMVMFGSLATLPTVWALADVSMGLMAIVNLAAIILLSGIVIKLAKDYNRQLDAGKVPTFDSNDFPELKSQLEDGIWDNNKK, encoded by the coding sequence GTGACAGACTTAATCAATTTGATGAACGATCTCCTTTGGGGATCTATCTTAGTTTACTTACTCGTTGGTGTGGGTATCTACTTCACTGTACGACTAGGCTTCATTCAATTCCGCCATTTCGGCCACATGTTCTCTGTTCTCAGAAACAGCCGTAAAGCAGACAGTGCTGGTATCTCTTCTTTCCAAGCTCTTTGTACTAGTCTTGCTGCTCGTGTCGGTACAGGTAACATGGCAGGTGTTGCTGTAGCACTAACCGCCGGTGGCCCTGGTGCTATCTTCTGGATGTGGCTAATCGCCATGCTAGGTATGGCAACATCATTTGCTGAAAGCACTCTAGCACAGCTATACAAAACGCGTGATAACGACGGTAACTACCGTGGCGGCCCTGCATACTACATGGAGAAAGGCCTAGGTATGCGTTGGATGGGGGTTCTATTCTCTATCTTCCTAATCATCGCATTTGGTCTAGTATTCAACGCGGTTCAAGCAAACGCAATTGCAAGCGCAATGAATACGGCATTCGACTTTGAGCGCGGCTACGTTGGTGTTGGTATCGTAATTATCTCTGCATTCGTTATCTTCGGTGGTATCCGTAAGATCGCTCGTACTGCAGAAATCATTGTTCCAATCATGGCACTGGCTTATTTAGCTATCGCTATCTACGTAATGCTAATGAACATTGAGAAAGTGCCTGAAGTTCTGGCTCTTATCTTCAAGAGTGCTTTTGGTCTGCAAGAAGCAGCCGCGGGTGGCCTAGGTTACGCGATCGCACAAGCAATGATTAACGGCATCAAACGTGGTTTGTTCTCGAACGAAGCGGGTATGGGTTCTGCGCCAAACGCAGCAGCTTCTGCTACGCCTTACCCACCGCATCCAGCATCGCAAGGTTACGTGCAAATGCTAGGCGTATTCATGGACACAATTGTTATCTGTTCAGCAACAGTAGCAATCATCCTAATGTCTGGTGAGTATGTACCACATGGTGAAGTAACGGGTATCGAACTCACGCAACGTGCACTAACGGCACAAGTGGGCGAATGGGGCGGCATCTTTGTAGCGGTAGCGATTTTCTTCTTCGCTTTCACTTCAATCATTGCAAACTACTCGTACGCTGAAACGAACCTTATCTTCCTTGAGCACAACAACAAGAAAGGCCTAGTGCTATTCCGTATCGTTGTTCTGGGTATGGTTATGTTCGGTTCTCTAGCGACATTGCCAACAGTATGGGCACTGGCTGACGTATCGATGGGCCTAATGGCGATTGTAAACTTGGCGGCAATTATCCTGCTATCGGGTATCGTGATTAAGCTAGCGAAAGACTACAACCGTCAACTAGACGCAGGTAAAGTACCAACATTTGATTCGAATGACTTCCCAGAGCTTAAGTCTCAGCTGGAAGACGGTATTTGGGACAACAACAAGAAGTAA